A genomic segment from Marinobacter subterrani encodes:
- a CDS encoding bifunctional aminoglycoside phosphotransferase/ATP-binding protein: MQNPELYDHPVKDFQIIETHISQVILTGDYAYKIKKPMDFGFLDFSTLARRKHFCEEELRLNRRLAEKLYLEVLPITGTPESPALGGDGEAFEYAIKMRQFDQGQLFDRLQEQGELAPELLTDLAQQVAAFHEQLPPVPDDKPLGTPEAVLAAMQENFDQIRPLIDEPDLLVQLDNLKAWTESTFERHRNLIASRKAGGLVRECHGDLHLANITRFEGDVTVFDCIEFNEPFRWIDVINDLAFLLMDLESRRENALANLVLNTYLEYRGDVEALPLLPLYKAYRAMVRAKIALFTMGNPSLTEGEKSDLMQRYRDYAQLAEDYSTIPNHYLLATSGLSASGKTCVSAAMAGELGLIRLRSDVERKRLHGLAPLESSRSPTGGNLYTEEATAKTYQRLAELAGQVLTAGLPVIVDAASLKQQERSLLAAVAESRGVPFALIHCEAPEALRREWIRNRKGDASEATEELLDAQQDWFEPLTAEEKSHTIHLHTDQEHVAEAVADRIRQHLGIPFDKTGK, translated from the coding sequence ATGCAGAATCCGGAGCTGTACGACCACCCGGTCAAAGATTTCCAGATCATCGAGACTCACATCTCCCAGGTTATCCTGACCGGTGATTACGCCTACAAGATCAAGAAACCCATGGATTTCGGCTTTCTGGATTTTTCGACCCTGGCGCGTCGGAAACACTTCTGTGAGGAAGAGCTGCGGCTCAACCGCAGGCTGGCGGAAAAACTGTACCTTGAGGTGCTGCCGATCACCGGCACACCGGAAAGCCCGGCGCTCGGCGGTGACGGCGAAGCCTTCGAATACGCCATCAAAATGCGCCAGTTCGACCAGGGCCAGCTGTTTGATCGCCTGCAAGAGCAGGGTGAGCTGGCGCCAGAGCTGCTGACCGACCTGGCACAACAGGTTGCCGCCTTCCACGAGCAGTTGCCGCCGGTACCGGATGACAAGCCGCTGGGAACGCCCGAGGCCGTTCTTGCCGCCATGCAGGAAAACTTTGATCAGATCCGCCCGCTGATTGACGAGCCGGACCTGCTGGTGCAACTGGACAACCTCAAGGCCTGGACCGAGTCCACCTTCGAGCGCCATCGCAACCTGATTGCCAGCCGCAAAGCCGGCGGCCTGGTGCGTGAGTGTCATGGCGACCTTCACCTGGCCAACATCACCCGCTTTGAAGGCGACGTTACTGTTTTCGACTGCATCGAATTCAACGAACCCTTCCGCTGGATTGATGTCATCAACGACCTCGCGTTCCTGCTGATGGACCTGGAATCCCGGCGGGAAAACGCACTGGCCAACCTGGTGCTCAACACCTACCTGGAATACCGGGGCGACGTTGAGGCCCTGCCTCTGCTGCCACTGTACAAGGCCTATCGCGCCATGGTCCGGGCCAAGATTGCACTGTTTACCATGGGAAATCCGTCCCTCACCGAGGGCGAAAAATCCGACCTGATGCAGCGCTACCGTGATTACGCCCAACTGGCTGAAGATTACAGCACCATTCCCAACCACTACCTGCTGGCAACCTCTGGATTGTCCGCCAGCGGTAAAACCTGTGTCAGCGCCGCCATGGCCGGTGAGCTGGGCCTGATCCGCCTGCGTTCGGATGTCGAGCGCAAGCGCCTGCACGGGCTCGCGCCGCTTGAGAGTTCACGCTCGCCAACCGGCGGCAACCTTTACACCGAAGAGGCGACAGCGAAAACCTACCAACGGTTGGCAGAACTGGCCGGACAGGTGCTGACGGCAGGCCTGCCGGTTATCGTGGATGCGGCCAGCCTGAAACAACAGGAACGGTCACTGCTGGCAGCGGTGGCGGAATCCCGGGGCGTGCCTTTTGCGCTGATCCATTGCGAGGCGCCGGAAGCCTTGCGCCGGGAATGGATCCGCAACCGGAAGGGCGATGCTTCAGAAGCCACCGAAGAGCTCCTGGACGCACAACAGGACTGGTTCGAACCGCTGACGGCCGAAGAAAAAAGCCATACCATCCATTTGCACACGGATCAGGAACATGTTGCAGAGGCGGTGGCTGACCGCATCCGGCAGCACCTTGGCATTCCGTTCGATAAAACCGGAAAATAA
- a CDS encoding tetratricopeptide repeat protein encodes MKVRTTLKTGCMLAALALAGCASGPSGGIYVPIGAEPARAPEPPRTGTAEEEPPVWRKSEQPEVAPVPQEAPRTRSPSYSESGEGLSPAALSLVHDADRLLGQGDTAGAIAQLERAQRISPRSAEVYFKLSEAYVANDQLGAAEQFTLKGLSLAGNNTRLQRAGWLLLADIRRARGNVAGADQAEARAAAL; translated from the coding sequence ATGAAAGTCAGAACCACGTTGAAAACAGGCTGCATGCTTGCCGCGCTGGCTCTCGCCGGCTGCGCCTCTGGCCCGAGCGGCGGAATCTACGTGCCGATAGGCGCCGAACCTGCCAGGGCCCCGGAGCCGCCGAGAACCGGTACTGCGGAGGAAGAGCCGCCGGTCTGGCGCAAAAGCGAGCAGCCCGAAGTGGCGCCAGTACCGCAGGAGGCGCCCCGGACCCGCTCCCCGAGCTACAGTGAGTCGGGCGAGGGCCTCTCGCCGGCGGCTCTCAGCCTGGTGCACGACGCGGACCGATTGCTGGGGCAGGGTGATACTGCCGGGGCGATTGCCCAGCTCGAACGGGCACAGCGGATTTCGCCACGCTCAGCGGAGGTCTACTTCAAGCTTTCGGAAGCCTATGTGGCCAATGATCAGTTGGGGGCTGCCGAACAGTTTACCCTCAAGGGACTGTCCCTGGCCGGGAACAACACCCGGCTGCAGCGGGCGGGCTGGTTGCTGCTGGCGGATATCCGGCGGGCAAGAGGCAATGTGGCGGGCGCGGACCAGGCGGAAGCCCGGGCTGCGGCTTTGTAA
- a CDS encoding DUF4382 domain-containing protein — protein sequence MKRSIQLFTVSALAAGIAACGGGDGGQSTSSTGTVSFGVTDAPTTNLSNVTISFTGMSLKPADGDWVEFTFDEPKSLNLLEYQDGLSAPLITDEEVPAGQYSELRLNINVEDSDTDDDSLSDSYVITEDAPDDLKTLAVPSSVLKLKGNFLVAADTTTDFTIDFDVRKSLVDPQGKSLADYLLKPSLRLVSNLQVGSINGEVDYPLIQQTRLDDDQAANDCADNYAGSVYVFEGPDIEPTDINVNSEDVQPLMAVPVSNEDLSGLYTYTAAFLPAGDYTISYSCQLDDNEIDDALDFQGTQNVTVVADTEVQAEPIPLLP from the coding sequence ATGAAACGTTCGATCCAGCTTTTCACGGTTTCAGCCCTGGCTGCAGGCATTGCGGCCTGTGGTGGCGGGGATGGCGGCCAGTCCACCAGTTCCACGGGCACGGTTTCGTTCGGTGTAACCGACGCGCCGACGACGAATCTCTCCAACGTAACCATCTCTTTTACCGGGATGTCTCTGAAACCGGCCGATGGCGATTGGGTAGAGTTCACCTTTGATGAACCAAAATCATTGAACCTTCTGGAATACCAGGACGGCCTTAGCGCTCCCCTGATTACTGACGAAGAAGTGCCCGCGGGCCAGTACTCGGAACTGAGACTGAACATCAATGTTGAGGATTCCGACACGGACGACGATTCTCTGTCGGACTCTTATGTAATAACTGAAGACGCGCCTGACGACCTCAAAACGTTGGCGGTCCCCTCCAGTGTATTAAAACTCAAGGGCAATTTTCTCGTAGCCGCGGACACCACGACAGACTTCACCATCGATTTTGATGTCCGGAAATCCCTTGTCGATCCGCAAGGTAAGTCACTCGCAGACTACCTGCTGAAACCGTCGCTCCGGTTGGTCAGCAACCTTCAGGTGGGGTCTATTAACGGAGAAGTTGACTACCCGTTAATCCAGCAGACTCGCCTGGACGACGATCAGGCGGCTAATGATTGCGCCGATAACTATGCAGGGTCGGTCTACGTTTTCGAAGGGCCTGACATTGAACCCACAGATATCAATGTCAACAGCGAAGACGTACAACCGCTCATGGCAGTTCCGGTTTCCAACGAGGATTTGTCTGGCCTGTACACCTACACCGCAGCCTTCCTGCCGGCCGGCGACTACACCATCAGCTACAGCTGCCAGCTCGATGACAACGAAATCGACGATGCGCTGGACTTCCAGGGTACTCAGAACGTAACAGTGGTTGCTGACACCGAAGTGCAGGCAGAACCGATTCCGCTGCTTCCGTGA
- a CDS encoding pentapeptide repeat-containing protein: MDDQREHEVHEIRHPLYDLLRSEDMQAFNVEKAKLTELPSFAHGDFRGLDLRGMDARGLDFRHAYFRGTDLRGIDFSKSRMEGASIASAKISGCYFPHRLEADEIVMSLNHGTRMRYTILPK, from the coding sequence ATGGACGACCAGCGCGAACACGAAGTACATGAGATCCGCCACCCCCTGTACGATCTTCTTCGCAGTGAGGATATGCAGGCCTTCAATGTCGAAAAGGCAAAGCTCACCGAGCTGCCGAGCTTCGCCCACGGCGATTTCCGGGGCCTGGACCTGCGGGGGATGGATGCCAGGGGTCTGGACTTTCGCCACGCCTACTTTCGCGGCACGGATTTGCGCGGGATCGATTTTTCAAAATCCAGGATGGAAGGCGCGAGCATTGCCAGCGCCAAGATTTCCGGCTGCTATTTTCCGCACCGGCTGGAGGCGGACGAGATTGTCATGTCCCTGAACCACGGAACCCGCATGCGTTACACCATCCTGCCAAAATGA
- the mrcB gene encoding penicillin-binding protein 1B, which yields MFRLLAIGLVLLAGWTVYLDAVITARFEGRRFEVPSRVYARPLELFDGASVSVGALERELELSGFERGAAGAPGSYQRDGGHFTIRTRGFSFPDGDEPVRKIALTISGDRVQDFRVIQGEDAPIVRLAPARIGGIYPAHKEDRVLVELAEVPALLPATLLAVEDRNFYDHFGLAPLSIGRAMLANIRAGRIVQGGSTLTQQLVKNLFLTRDQTLLRKANEALMSVLLELHYEKDDILQTYLNEVYLGQAGTRSIHGFGLASQFYFGQSLKDLEVQQIALLVGMVKGASFYNPRRNPDRALERRNLVISEMEQAGLIEPERAARARGLPLGVTDRPSYSENLYPAYIDLVRRHLARDYKEEDLRTEGLRIFTTLDPAIQYAAEFAVSDTLPRLGGEALAKSLEAALVVTSKDSGEVLALVGGKDPRFSGFNRALDANRQIGSLVKPFIYLSALQQPERYTLMTPVLDKSFILEFDDGRRWQPKNYSGKERGEVPLHEALSHSYNLPTVRVGLDIGVDVVSDTLTAFGVDTPISRYPSMLLGSISLSPITVAQIYQGLATSGFNTPLRTIRQVTDASGEALSRYNLEVEQVADPAAVHLVQYAMQETMREGTGRSAYNTLPRQLALAGKTGTTDNGRDSWFAGFSGDLLAVAWVGRDDNGGTPLTGASGALPVWTRFMAQIPQHSFSPVVPDGVNYHWVNSERQALTDKYCENARLLPFIAGSEPTQTVSCSGALERRIRGWFEGLFQ from the coding sequence ATGTTCCGGCTCCTTGCCATTGGCCTGGTGCTGCTGGCGGGCTGGACGGTCTACCTGGATGCGGTGATCACCGCGCGTTTCGAGGGGCGCCGGTTTGAAGTGCCCTCACGGGTCTACGCCCGCCCGCTGGAACTGTTCGACGGGGCCAGTGTCAGCGTTGGAGCCCTTGAGCGGGAGCTGGAACTATCCGGTTTTGAGCGAGGCGCGGCCGGGGCGCCAGGCAGTTACCAGCGCGATGGCGGGCATTTCACGATCCGCACCCGCGGCTTTTCCTTTCCCGACGGTGATGAGCCTGTCCGCAAGATCGCGTTGACGATTTCGGGCGACCGGGTCCAGGACTTCCGGGTCATTCAGGGCGAGGACGCGCCAATCGTTCGCCTGGCCCCCGCCCGGATTGGCGGGATCTATCCGGCGCACAAGGAAGACCGGGTTCTGGTGGAGCTGGCTGAGGTCCCGGCCCTGCTGCCGGCGACCCTGTTGGCTGTGGAAGACCGCAATTTCTATGATCATTTCGGGCTTGCGCCGCTGTCCATTGGTCGGGCCATGCTGGCCAATATCCGGGCCGGGCGTATTGTTCAGGGGGGCAGTACCCTGACTCAGCAACTGGTCAAGAACCTCTTTCTGACCCGCGACCAGACGCTGCTGCGCAAGGCTAACGAGGCCCTGATGTCGGTCTTGCTGGAACTGCATTATGAAAAAGATGACATCCTGCAAACCTACCTGAACGAGGTCTATCTGGGGCAGGCCGGAACGCGCAGCATTCACGGCTTTGGCCTGGCCAGCCAGTTCTACTTTGGCCAGTCCCTCAAGGACCTGGAGGTTCAACAGATCGCCCTGCTGGTGGGCATGGTCAAGGGGGCGAGCTTTTACAACCCACGGCGTAACCCCGACCGGGCACTGGAACGCCGGAACCTGGTGATTTCGGAAATGGAGCAGGCGGGCCTGATCGAGCCGGAACGTGCTGCCCGGGCCAGGGGACTCCCGCTCGGCGTTACCGATCGCCCTTCCTATTCCGAGAACCTCTATCCCGCCTATATCGACCTGGTGCGCCGGCACCTTGCCCGTGACTACAAGGAAGAGGACCTTCGCACGGAAGGCCTGCGAATATTTACCACCCTGGACCCGGCCATCCAATACGCCGCTGAATTCGCGGTATCCGATACGCTGCCACGCCTTGGTGGCGAGGCGCTGGCCAAGTCACTGGAGGCTGCCCTGGTGGTGACATCCAAGGATTCCGGCGAAGTCCTGGCCCTGGTCGGTGGCAAGGACCCGCGGTTTTCCGGGTTCAACCGGGCGCTGGATGCGAATCGCCAGATCGGCTCGCTGGTCAAACCGTTCATCTATCTGTCGGCACTACAGCAGCCCGAGCGTTACACCCTGATGACGCCGGTGCTCGATAAATCCTTCATCCTGGAGTTTGATGACGGCCGGCGCTGGCAGCCAAAAAATTACAGTGGCAAAGAGCGTGGCGAGGTGCCGTTGCACGAGGCGCTCTCCCATTCCTACAACCTGCCGACGGTGCGGGTTGGCCTGGATATCGGTGTGGATGTGGTCAGCGACACGCTGACGGCGTTCGGAGTCGATACACCGATTTCCCGATATCCCTCCATGCTGCTGGGGTCGATTTCCCTGAGCCCGATTACCGTTGCCCAGATCTATCAGGGGCTGGCAACGTCCGGCTTCAACACCCCGTTGAGAACGATCCGGCAGGTTACTGACGCCAGTGGCGAGGCGCTTTCCCGATACAACCTCGAGGTTGAGCAGGTCGCCGATCCGGCGGCCGTGCATCTGGTACAGTACGCCATGCAGGAGACCATGCGAGAGGGCACCGGGCGTTCCGCCTACAACACCTTGCCGCGGCAATTGGCCCTGGCTGGCAAAACGGGCACCACGGACAACGGCCGGGATTCCTGGTTCGCCGGGTTCAGTGGCGATTTGCTAGCCGTAGCCTGGGTAGGCCGGGATGATAACGGTGGCACACCGCTGACCGGCGCCAGCGGGGCGTTGCCCGTCTGGACGCGCTTTATGGCACAGATACCGCAGCACAGTTTCTCGCCGGTGGTGCCGGACGGAGTCAATTACCACTGGGTAAATTCCGAGCGCCAGGCGCTGACCGACAAATACTGCGAGAATGCCCGTTTGTTGCCATTTATCGCCGGCAGCGAACCGACCCAGACAGTTTCATGCTCCGGAGCCCTTGAGCGGCGAATCCGGGGCTGGTTTGAAGGATTATTTCAATGA